The Humulus lupulus chromosome 4, drHumLupu1.1, whole genome shotgun sequence genome has a window encoding:
- the LOC133829025 gene encoding rac-like GTP-binding protein RHO1, protein MPTVFDNFSANVVVNGSTVNLGLWDTTGQEDYNRLRPLSYRGADVFILAFSLISKASYENVSKKWIPELKHYAPGVPIILVY, encoded by the exons ATGCCAACTGTTTTCGACAATTTCAGTGCAAATGTGGTTGTGAATGGAAGCACTGTTAACTTGGGATTATGGGATACAACCG GACAGGAGGACTATAACAGGTTAAGACCCTTGAGTTATCGTGGGGCAGATGTTTTTATACTGGCATTCTCTCTCATTAGCAAAGCTAGCTATGAAAATGTTTCCAAGAAG TGGATTCCAGAATTGAAGCATTATGCACCCGGTGTCCCAATTATTCTTGTTTATTAA